One genomic segment of Anaerotignum faecicola includes these proteins:
- a CDS encoding DUF3783 domain-containing protein, which translates to MKTIYSSISKRVFSLLVALIMAISTVPFAAASAFAQEQGISITTSTITPNTKSIEVTLAQGITTGFAKVIQLDSGEEYDTTKLFSYTDLSGVIGYTALNEGSNTITLTTAPTEGKEVIAVLHDRSSGEMQEYTSAPITVTASEGSSGGETTKPTQAEILAGCEVTIDGFADGKITEDATSLTANVKLHSSVKSCYMIVAVYPANTVFDPDSTATKQLYSVRVENGKSYTCNFAGSLLPLKVGQKVCAYLNVPVAETKNDVFYKQKQSRELTVVDKNGEGFRDYTWPEVSIADTDLKAGDTKLHINFSADERLLAYAKDENVDFNMTVSIQQYPQDKTFDFEGSYMRRLTIPLQFTKNLTNYEINLEEPLLAGYRVRAVVYWNQNTALYIPKGNDYEAESIPDDSVLIPAVPVAPTVKINADKIKAGASAVSVVVAGDVEEGSNLIIRQYASADAVQGDDWEFFGNKSVSEAGTVSVEKNSAIKKELAAGKYVAAVLMKGGTVVAYSNAVPVVLETEMEKPVLIVNGNVYEGDTKVSLAVSKTDLIPSGKGMIILYKAKENGDADVYGDPVSVGSKSPVISGDNVEITITKALTAGDVIIPYIYYVDDEDKTHYYPGTAFTVKAKAEGDSISVSPEALTADTESITVSVNGYDSYKGGYVFVRLADRNNTHPDDAASLKSQSFTGSGSYTFDVKGNLTPEKYVLVYLYKYDVDTGRTHYSDDKVYILIGGKVVKEPSVEITSSKILSTDKNLYVKADFDNALTGNLKLYTYRYGGAFDSANVGNALLYSGAVTPSAYSSKITFTNDLTAGDKIVAVLTLPGGESEVVKISDAKTIQAPPQIIEPSAYIREEHVSEGDTKMETYLNFERNYYDSVSYVLYNYTGEELDESKAKIAAESSIYSPGVTTMGFRESVKPLKAGSKLMIKLTLVKNGVSKVVYSNAKTVEAAPDWATPTVSIDVAAVRVTDTTIPVTVTYDAGYTEMSDYYCNVTAYQFPSDYTDDEFEKKELHESSITQRIGQRDANKASKEHFTTINIPVKANTFEAGKRLIVKLRLPHPEWAGEEADYLSYSVPIIGAEEEIPAAKVLLFNLGADTVKGSKIRAILEEMGIKAVTVEKSQINQSVGYLAGYKGFAGDAEAFTGSGYTAEFMLMSGLSETQLDQFLAKMRAADAVIDHKATVTETNKQWSFKELIGEIEEEHEVMQAWLALKNAVKEAEALQEADYSAEKWAAFAKVLADAKEVSKVEATAEEYNNATKALQDAYKALTAKPESGGGSSSGGRKSKTQKNETKVEETKENNETKAKEKTIVEMQIGRKSISVNGNLAQKDAAPVIQNSRTLVPIRFITESLGGAVAWNGESKEVTLLLDGKEIKMTIGKTLEKYGVAPVIMDSRTYVPVRFVADALGAQTSWNEAEKTVTLVREG; encoded by the coding sequence ATGAAAACAATTTACAGCAGCATCAGTAAAAGAGTATTCAGTCTGCTTGTTGCACTTATTATGGCAATTTCGACAGTTCCTTTTGCGGCAGCTTCGGCATTTGCGCAGGAACAGGGAATTTCCATCACAACAAGCACCATTACACCGAATACAAAATCGATTGAGGTTACACTTGCACAAGGTATTACAACCGGCTTTGCAAAGGTCATACAGCTTGACAGCGGAGAAGAGTATGACACGACTAAACTTTTCAGCTATACGGACTTGAGCGGTGTGATTGGATATACAGCTTTGAACGAAGGAAGTAATACGATTACGCTTACAACAGCACCAACGGAAGGCAAAGAGGTAATAGCGGTACTGCATGATAGATCAAGCGGTGAAATGCAGGAATATACTTCTGCACCGATTACGGTCACTGCCTCCGAAGGTTCTTCCGGCGGAGAAACAACCAAACCGACACAGGCGGAAATTTTGGCAGGCTGCGAGGTAACAATAGATGGTTTTGCAGACGGAAAAATTACAGAGGATGCAACATCCCTTACGGCAAATGTGAAGCTGCACAGCAGTGTGAAAAGCTGCTACATGATTGTTGCGGTATACCCCGCAAATACAGTCTTTGATCCCGACAGCACCGCCACAAAGCAGCTTTATTCGGTACGGGTGGAAAACGGAAAAAGCTATACCTGTAATTTCGCAGGGTCCCTTCTCCCTTTGAAGGTGGGGCAGAAGGTATGCGCTTATCTGAATGTGCCTGTTGCAGAAACGAAGAATGATGTTTTTTACAAGCAAAAGCAATCCCGTGAGCTTACGGTTGTGGATAAAAACGGCGAGGGCTTTCGGGATTACACATGGCCCGAGGTAAGCATTGCGGATACGGATTTAAAAGCAGGCGATACCAAGCTGCACATCAATTTTTCCGCAGATGAGAGATTGCTTGCATACGCAAAGGATGAAAATGTAGATTTCAATATGACAGTTTCCATCCAGCAATATCCGCAGGATAAAACATTCGACTTTGAAGGCAGCTATATGCGCAGATTGACGATTCCGCTGCAGTTTACGAAAAATCTGACAAACTATGAAATCAATCTGGAGGAACCGCTTCTGGCAGGCTATCGTGTGCGTGCCGTTGTATATTGGAACCAGAATACGGCGCTGTATATCCCCAAAGGCAATGACTATGAGGCGGAGAGCATCCCTGATGATTCCGTTTTGATTCCTGCTGTGCCTGTTGCGCCGACAGTGAAAATCAACGCAGATAAAATTAAGGCAGGTGCGAGCGCAGTAAGCGTTGTGGTTGCCGGTGATGTGGAAGAAGGCTCTAACCTTATCATCAGACAATATGCGTCTGCGGATGCGGTACAGGGGGACGATTGGGAATTTTTCGGCAACAAGAGTGTTTCCGAAGCAGGAACGGTTTCGGTAGAGAAAAATTCCGCTATAAAAAAGGAATTGGCAGCAGGCAAATATGTTGCGGCAGTGCTGATGAAGGGCGGAACGGTTGTTGCATATTCCAATGCGGTTCCCGTTGTTTTGGAGACAGAGATGGAAAAGCCCGTACTGATTGTGAACGGGAATGTATATGAAGGGGATACCAAGGTAAGTCTTGCGGTGAGCAAAACGGATTTAATCCCCTCCGGCAAGGGAATGATTATCCTATATAAAGCAAAAGAAAACGGAGACGCTGATGTATATGGAGACCCCGTTTCTGTCGGCAGTAAAAGTCCTGTTATCAGTGGGGATAATGTAGAAATCACTATTACAAAGGCTTTAACGGCAGGGGATGTGATTATTCCTTATATCTATTATGTTGATGATGAAGATAAAACGCATTATTACCCCGGCACAGCCTTTACGGTAAAAGCGAAAGCGGAAGGGGACAGCATCAGCGTTTCCCCCGAAGCACTCACAGCAGATACGGAAAGCATTACGGTTTCCGTAAACGGATATGACAGCTATAAGGGCGGCTATGTGTTTGTAAGGCTTGCAGACAGAAACAATACACATCCGGATGATGCGGCATCCCTCAAGAGTCAGAGCTTTACGGGAAGCGGCAGCTATACCTTTGATGTAAAGGGAAATCTTACGCCTGAAAAATATGTATTGGTATATCTTTACAAATATGATGTTGACACTGGCAGAACCCATTACAGTGATGATAAGGTTTATATTCTGATTGGTGGCAAGGTGGTAAAAGAGCCTTCTGTTGAAATTACCTCCTCCAAAATTCTTTCTACGGATAAGAATCTTTATGTAAAGGCGGATTTCGACAATGCGCTTACAGGCAATTTGAAGCTGTATACCTACCGCTATGGTGGTGCATTTGACAGTGCAAATGTAGGAAATGCTTTGCTGTATTCCGGTGCGGTAACGCCTTCCGCATACAGCAGTAAAATTACATTTACCAATGATTTGACGGCAGGAGATAAAATCGTTGCGGTGCTTACGCTGCCAGGCGGCGAAAGCGAAGTGGTAAAAATCTCCGATGCAAAAACCATTCAGGCACCCCCTCAGATTATAGAACCCTCTGCTTATATCAGAGAGGAGCATGTATCCGAAGGCGATACAAAGATGGAAACCTATCTGAACTTTGAAAGAAATTATTATGATTCCGTAAGCTATGTACTGTATAACTACACAGGCGAGGAATTGGATGAAAGCAAAGCAAAAATTGCGGCAGAAAGCAGCATTTACAGCCCCGGCGTAACAACCATGGGCTTTAGAGAAAGCGTAAAGCCGCTGAAAGCAGGCTCCAAGCTGATGATTAAGCTGACGCTTGTGAAAAACGGCGTAAGCAAAGTGGTATATTCCAATGCGAAAACCGTTGAGGCGGCACCCGATTGGGCAACACCTACCGTTTCTATTGATGTTGCCGCAGTCAGAGTGACAGATACTACCATTCCTGTAACAGTGACATACGATGCAGGCTATACGGAAATGAGCGACTATTATTGCAACGTAACAGCATATCAGTTCCCCTCCGACTATACAGATGATGAATTTGAGAAGAAGGAGTTGCATGAAAGCTCGATTACACAGCGTATCGGTCAGCGTGATGCGAATAAAGCAAGCAAGGAGCATTTCACAACCATCAATATTCCCGTTAAGGCGAATACGTTTGAGGCAGGAAAACGATTGATTGTAAAGCTTAGACTGCCTCATCCCGAATGGGCAGGAGAGGAAGCGGATTATCTTTCCTATTCCGTTCCCATTATTGGTGCGGAGGAAGAAATCCCCGCAGCAAAGGTACTGCTGTTCAACCTCGGTGCGGATACCGTAAAGGGCAGCAAAATCAGAGCAATTCTGGAGGAAATGGGAATTAAGGCAGTTACGGTTGAAAAAAGCCAGATTAACCAGTCCGTTGGATATCTTGCAGGGTACAAAGGCTTTGCAGGGGATGCAGAGGCATTTACAGGCAGTGGCTACACAGCGGAATTTATGCTGATGAGCGGCTTGAGCGAAACACAGCTTGACCAGTTTCTTGCAAAAATGCGTGCGGCAGATGCGGTGATTGACCATAAGGCAACAGTGACAGAAACCAATAAGCAGTGGAGCTTTAAAGAGCTGATTGGTGAAATCGAAGAGGAGCATGAAGTAATGCAGGCTTGGCTTGCACTGAAAAATGCAGTGAAAGAGGCAGAGGCTTTGCAGGAAGCGGATTACTCCGCAGAGAAATGGGCGGCATTTGCAAAGGTTTTGGCGGATGCAAAGGAGGTTTCCAAGGTTGAAGCGACGGCAGAGGAATATAACAATGCCACAAAAGCCTTGCAGGATGCCTATAAAGCACTGACTGCCAAGCCGGAGAGCGGCGGCGGTTCTTCCTCCGGCGGCAGAAAATCCAAAACACAGAAAAACGAAACAAAAGTAGAGGAAACGAAGGAAAACAACGAAACAAAAGCAAAGGAGAAAACAATCGTCGAAATGCAGATTGGCAGAAAGAGCATTTCTGTTAACGGGAATCTCGCCCAAAAGGATGCGGCTCCCGTGATTCAGAATAGCAGAACCTTGGTTCCCATCAGATTCATTACAGAATCTTTGGGCGGTGCGGTTGCATGGAACGGCGAAAGCAAAGAGGTTACCTTGCTTTTGGATGGAAAGGAAATTAAGATGACGATTGGGAAAACGCTTGAAAAATATGGCGTTGCACCTGTCATCATGGATAGCCGTACCTATGTGCCTGTTCGCTTTGTAGCGGATGCGCTTGGCGCACAGACTTCTTGGAATGAAGCGGAAAAAACAGTTACGCTCGTAAGGGAAGGCTAA
- a CDS encoding transposase, which yields MPKGAPNKRYTPEFKKLVVETMLEEKLSYSEAARQFEINDHGIIQRWERIYLEEGSEGLAIERRGRKSTGRPMKLQKEVEEDLIAGVQRLRAENAYLKNLQALVLENERQHHRKHR from the coding sequence ATGCCAAAAGGAGCACCAAACAAACGATATACTCCAGAATTTAAGAAACTGGTGGTAGAAACAATGCTGGAAGAAAAACTGAGCTACAGTGAAGCGGCAAGACAATTTGAAATAAATGATCACGGAATCATTCAACGTTGGGAGCGAATTTATCTCGAAGAAGGTTCAGAGGGGCTGGCTATCGAGCGTCGTGGACGCAAAAGCACCGGACGGCCAATGAAACTACAAAAAGAGGTAGAGGAGGATTTGATCGCAGGGGTGCAGCGATTGCGCGCAGAAAACGCATACCTAAAAAACTTGCAAGCCTTGGTTTTGGAAAACGAGCGACAGCATCACAGAAAACACAGGTGA
- a CDS encoding aldo/keto reductase, giving the protein MEYVTLNNGVQLPMIGFGTWDVRGEAGKKTILTALDSGYRLIDTGQMYENEDIVGQAVKESGLERKEVFLTTKLYRPCVTYEKAKAVIEKSLQALQTDYIDLLLIHEPYDSALEMYEAMKEAYRAGKVRAIGISNFNEKKYQAFVAACDIVPAVSQVESHVYYPQLALQKEMEKHGTQMQSWASFTEGRKNIFAEPLLQELGNKYGKTSAQIALRYLVQNKIAVIPKSVHQERMKQNLAVFDFEISQEDMKKIEKLDGGKTLFGWY; this is encoded by the coding sequence ATGGAATATGTAACCTTAAATAATGGCGTGCAGCTGCCGATGATTGGCTTTGGTACATGGGATGTGCGTGGAGAGGCAGGCAAGAAAACGATTCTCACCGCATTGGACAGCGGATACAGGCTGATTGACACAGGGCAAATGTATGAAAATGAAGATATCGTCGGGCAGGCGGTAAAAGAAAGCGGTCTGGAGAGAAAAGAGGTCTTTCTTACAACAAAGCTGTACCGTCCCTGCGTTACCTACGAAAAAGCAAAGGCCGTAATCGAAAAATCTCTGCAGGCATTGCAGACGGATTATATTGATTTGCTTTTGATTCATGAGCCGTATGATTCCGCTTTGGAAATGTATGAAGCCATGAAGGAGGCCTATCGGGCAGGAAAGGTAAGAGCAATCGGCATTTCCAATTTTAATGAAAAGAAATATCAGGCGTTTGTTGCCGCCTGTGATATTGTGCCTGCGGTCAGCCAGGTGGAATCCCATGTGTACTATCCGCAGCTGGCATTGCAAAAGGAAATGGAAAAGCATGGAACGCAAATGCAATCTTGGGCATCCTTTACGGAGGGCAGAAAAAATATTTTTGCGGAGCCGTTATTGCAGGAGCTTGGGAACAAATACGGAAAAACATCTGCACAGATTGCACTGCGGTATTTGGTGCAGAATAAAATTGCGGTAATTCCGAAATCCGTCCATCAGGAGCGCATGAAACAAAACCTCGCTGTCTTTGATTTTGAAATTTCGCAGGAGGATATGAAAAAAATTGAGAAATTGGATGGCGGAAAAACCCTGTTTGGGTGGTATTGA
- a CDS encoding GntR family transcriptional regulator — MKPSDSLQDFAYEEIKKRIQNGEYAPGTKLNTQEISDSLGISRSPVLAAINRLIALGLVEATPRKGTTVAQLSDTQIRNIIEARQMMELFCVKLCIRNIEYHPSIIKEMETVVQEFETALEAGYPAAAELETKFHTLYISLCGNPQIMKLYESNWSIGTMFYMYSATNLPLDQLKTSFHQHKEILNTLKAKDEAALQKIIEEHMSIVYETLEWYSQAAKH, encoded by the coding sequence ATGAAACCTTCAGATTCTTTACAGGATTTCGCTTATGAAGAAATTAAAAAACGAATTCAAAACGGGGAATACGCCCCCGGAACAAAATTAAATACGCAGGAAATATCCGATTCACTGGGCATCAGCCGCTCCCCTGTCCTTGCTGCAATCAACCGCTTGATTGCGCTTGGTCTGGTAGAGGCAACGCCGAGAAAGGGCACAACCGTTGCACAGCTTTCCGATACCCAGATTAGAAATATCATTGAAGCGCGTCAGATGATGGAGCTTTTCTGTGTAAAACTCTGTATCCGCAATATTGAGTATCACCCCAGCATCATCAAGGAGATGGAGACCGTTGTACAGGAATTTGAAACCGCACTGGAAGCCGGATATCCCGCTGCGGCAGAGCTGGAAACAAAATTCCATACCCTCTATATCTCCCTCTGTGGCAATCCGCAGATTATGAAGCTCTATGAATCCAACTGGAGCATCGGCACCATGTTTTATATGTATAGCGCAACCAACCTCCCTCTGGATCAGCTCAAAACCTCCTTCCATCAGCATAAAGAAATTCTCAATACGCTGAAGGCAAAGGACGAAGCCGCCTTACAGAAAATTATTGAAGAACACATGAGCATTGTTTATGAAACACTGGAATGGTATTCTCAGGCAGCCAAGCACTGA
- a CDS encoding SDR family NAD(P)-dependent oxidoreductase produces the protein MDFTGKNIIVTGGASGIGKAIVTGVVEGGGHAIIVDLNLDAAEKLREELGKDKTSAYKVNLANSAEIREVFGKIVADFKQIHGLINNAGIVSTVPFDEVTQAEWDKVIAINLTGVYTAISAVYPSMKANGYGRIVNVASVAAKRGGGLLGTSAYAASKAGVIGLTKAVAREGAPYGVACNGVCPSLTMTPMTANMGEEKTKKIIATIPLGRGAQPREIANMVLFYASDLASFATGEISDVDGGVTMDG, from the coding sequence ATGGATTTCACAGGAAAGAACATTATTGTGACAGGCGGTGCGAGCGGCATCGGCAAAGCAATCGTAACCGGCGTGGTAGAAGGCGGCGGTCATGCGATTATTGTTGATCTGAATCTGGATGCAGCCGAAAAGCTCAGAGAGGAGCTGGGCAAGGACAAAACCTCTGCTTACAAGGTAAATCTGGCGAACAGTGCTGAAATCAGAGAGGTATTTGGCAAAATTGTTGCAGATTTTAAGCAGATACATGGGCTGATCAACAATGCAGGCATCGTAAGCACGGTACCCTTTGATGAGGTAACACAGGCAGAATGGGATAAAGTAATTGCCATTAACCTGACAGGTGTTTATACTGCAATTAGTGCAGTTTATCCCTCTATGAAGGCAAACGGATATGGCAGAATTGTAAATGTAGCCTCCGTAGCGGCAAAAAGAGGCGGCGGTCTTTTGGGAACAAGTGCCTATGCGGCATCCAAGGCAGGCGTAATCGGGCTGACAAAGGCAGTTGCCAGAGAAGGCGCACCTTATGGGGTTGCCTGCAACGGCGTATGCCCCAGCTTGACAATGACACCGATGACTGCCAATATGGGAGAAGAAAAGACAAAGAAGATTATCGCAACCATTCCTTTGGGACGAGGCGCACAGCCGAGAGAAATTGCAAATATGGTTCTGTTCTACGCATCTGATCTGGCAAGCTTTGCTACCGGTGAAATCAGTGATGTGGACGGTGGCGTAACAATGGACGGCTGA
- a CDS encoding TRAP transporter substrate-binding protein has protein sequence MKKKILAIAMTAIVAALGLTGCNNGMGINDDGTYTWKMALNSTEGDNAYDTGAAFAKKIEELTDGRVEVVLYGGGSLGTTSEVLEGMKFGVANVMCESIGTLATFTPMANIDATPYLFRDYDHFMETWNSDVGEEIKETVGEESGFKLLGGTYRGPRIVTATKEMKNIEDFKGFKLRAPNLEMYLETWKWMKAAPTPIAMTETYTALQQKTVDGQENPMTDSLNYAFDEVCKYWIKTNHVYSSNVIIMDREYFDALPEDIQQAVREAAEYAGVTVSEQQLQKEKEAEQELIDKGCHIIEVDTDQFIEYFKDFTDEKFPYLADWAAKIRAVGKEE, from the coding sequence ATGAAAAAGAAAATTTTGGCGATTGCAATGACAGCCATTGTTGCGGCATTGGGCTTGACCGGCTGTAATAATGGTATGGGTATCAATGATGACGGTACATATACATGGAAAATGGCATTGAACTCCACAGAAGGGGACAATGCTTACGATACAGGCGCAGCCTTCGCGAAAAAGATAGAGGAACTGACGGATGGCAGAGTAGAGGTTGTTCTTTATGGCGGCGGCAGCCTTGGTACAACTTCTGAGGTTCTGGAAGGGATGAAATTCGGCGTTGCCAACGTGATGTGTGAATCAATAGGTACACTGGCAACCTTTACCCCGATGGCGAATATTGACGCAACCCCGTATCTGTTCCGCGATTATGATCACTTCATGGAAACATGGAACAGCGATGTCGGCGAGGAAATCAAGGAGACTGTCGGTGAGGAAAGCGGCTTTAAGCTGCTGGGCGGCACATACAGAGGTCCCCGTATCGTAACGGCAACAAAGGAAATGAAAAATATCGAGGATTTCAAGGGCTTTAAGCTGAGAGCACCAAATCTGGAGATGTATCTGGAAACCTGGAAATGGATGAAGGCAGCACCTACACCCATTGCGATGACAGAAACCTATACAGCTTTGCAGCAGAAGACGGTAGACGGGCAGGAAAACCCTATGACGGACTCCCTGAACTATGCATTTGATGAGGTCTGCAAATATTGGATTAAGACAAACCATGTTTACAGCAGTAACGTTATCATCATGGATAGAGAATACTTTGATGCATTACCTGAGGATATTCAGCAGGCAGTGCGGGAGGCAGCTGAATATGCAGGCGTAACTGTCAGCGAACAGCAGCTGCAGAAGGAAAAGGAAGCAGAGCAGGAGCTGATTGATAAGGGCTGCCATATTATTGAAGTGGATACAGACCAGTTTATCGAATATTTCAAGGACTTTACAGATGAAAAATTCCCTTATTTGGCAGATTGGGCAGCAAAGATTCGTGCTGTCGGCAAAGAGGAGTAA
- a CDS encoding TRAP transporter small permease yields the protein MKGYGKFLDGIEKIEKLFLAVTVAIMIIVITYQVILRYVFSASNAWSEELARYLFIYDVMVAAAIATRRNSHLQVDAFIGILKPRTKAIYTVIATIVGIVFLAFLFCYSVVLCQAAAVNVSAGLKIPMSVPYACMPIGAVLMILTSIEVIMKQLVEIAELSRREA from the coding sequence ATGAAAGGGTACGGAAAATTTCTGGACGGAATTGAAAAGATAGAAAAATTATTTCTGGCGGTAACGGTTGCAATCATGATTATTGTCATTACCTATCAGGTTATTTTAAGATATGTTTTTTCTGCGTCCAATGCGTGGAGTGAGGAACTGGCAAGGTATCTGTTTATCTATGATGTTATGGTAGCAGCAGCCATTGCCACAAGAAGAAACAGCCATTTGCAGGTGGATGCGTTTATCGGTATTCTTAAGCCCAGAACGAAGGCAATCTATACAGTGATTGCAACCATCGTAGGGATTGTATTCCTGGCATTTCTGTTCTGTTATTCTGTTGTATTGTGTCAGGCAGCGGCAGTGAATGTTTCTGCCGGCTTGAAGATTCCGATGTCTGTGCCGTATGCATGTATGCCGATTGGTGCAGTATTGATGATCTTGACCTCTATTGAGGTTATTATGAAGCAGCTTGTGGAAATTGCGGAATTAAGCAGAAGGGAGGCGTAA
- a CDS encoding TRAP transporter large permease, protein MNAGLIVIILLLVLSILGIPIYLALGIGTLVALNMADMPFIVLPQKLFAGMNSSSLLAIPFFMLAGNIMSRSITGKLIDVSNALIGWIKGSLAVVTVLASALFGAISGSGVATASAVGGTTIPAMKEEGYPDHFAAAISGIAAILGPIIPPSITLIVYASITDLSVSKLFVGSVIPGILMAVGLIIYALFYGKKNDLPAHERKSAKEVLLIFKDSIWALLMPVIILGGIFGGIFTPTESAAVAVVYALLVSLLIYKDIKIKDIPGIFVDGAISTATILMLVGISKSSGYVITTSGLPHQVLEVFSSFTNSTVVILLLLNILFLVIGMLMEANAAIIMMTPILLPLLDAFGIDPLQFGIMMSFNLCIGLVTPPVGICLLMTNQIAEARFVQTLKSVMPMLLIGVVVLMLVTYIPQVTTFLPGLIK, encoded by the coding sequence ATGAATGCCGGTTTGATTGTAATTATTTTGTTATTGGTATTATCCATTTTGGGTATTCCGATTTATCTTGCGTTGGGTATTGGCACACTGGTTGCCCTGAATATGGCAGATATGCCGTTTATCGTGCTTCCACAGAAGCTTTTTGCAGGCATGAACTCCAGCTCACTGCTGGCAATCCCGTTCTTTATGCTGGCAGGGAATATTATGTCTCGCAGTATTACAGGGAAGCTGATTGATGTTTCCAATGCCTTGATCGGTTGGATTAAAGGCTCTCTGGCGGTTGTTACCGTACTGGCATCTGCGCTGTTCGGTGCGATTTCCGGTTCCGGTGTTGCAACGGCATCTGCGGTTGGCGGCACAACCATTCCTGCCATGAAGGAGGAAGGCTATCCCGACCATTTCGCAGCGGCGATTTCCGGTATTGCGGCTATTCTGGGGCCTATCATCCCGCCTTCCATTACATTGATCGTATATGCGAGCATTACGGATTTGTCCGTATCCAAGCTGTTTGTCGGCTCTGTCATTCCCGGTATCCTGATGGCAGTCGGTCTGATTATTTATGCGCTGTTCTATGGTAAGAAGAATGACCTGCCTGCGCATGAGAGAAAATCTGCAAAAGAGGTTCTGCTTATTTTCAAAGACAGTATCTGGGCTCTGCTGATGCCCGTTATCATTCTGGGCGGTATTTTCGGCGGTATTTTTACACCAACGGAATCCGCAGCGGTTGCAGTTGTGTATGCGCTTCTGGTCAGCCTGCTGATTTATAAGGATATTAAGATTAAGGATATCCCCGGCATTTTCGTGGATGGTGCGATTTCTACAGCAACCATTCTGATGCTGGTAGGGATTTCCAAATCCTCCGGTTATGTTATCACAACATCCGGTCTGCCTCATCAGGTTCTGGAGGTATTCAGCTCCTTTACCAATAGTACAGTTGTCATTCTGCTGCTGCTGAATATTCTGTTCCTGGTTATCGGTATGCTGATGGAGGCAAATGCAGCGATTATCATGATGACACCTATCCTGCTGCCTCTGCTGGATGCGTTTGGCATTGACCCTTTGCAGTTTGGTATCATGATGAGCTTCAACCTGTGTATCGGTCTGGTTACACCGCCGGTCGGCATCTGCTTGCTGATGACAAACCAGATTGCCGAGGCACGCTTTGTGCAAACGCTAAAATCGGTTATGCCAATGCTGCTCATCGGTGTTGTGGTGCTGATGCTGGTTACTTATATTCCGCAGGTTACAACCTTCCTGCCGGGATTGATTAAATAA
- a CDS encoding MBL fold metallo-hydrolase codes for MQEQVKATFLVNAAVLLEFRGTKLLIDGIYDENGHCFSNLSERQWEKLKAGEGEFAGIEYLLFTHEHGDHFSPQRVAEYLEYRQPKAIFMPRDGSAALRALQKKAEGMGIPCVLLHRELCRKTVFRPEQEIRIRAFQTRHLDKLYWDVPHFCYLLECGEKKLLFTADVDFTQEDFSAVRGMALDAVFVNPLMSHSEEGKALFAAGVLQTKTKIVYHIPFAGEDKMMIRKIVEQEMRAGRQENALFFMEEGQTCLI; via the coding sequence ATGCAGGAGCAGGTAAAGGCAACGTTTCTGGTAAATGCGGCGGTGCTTCTGGAGTTTCGGGGGACGAAGCTGCTAATCGACGGGATTTATGATGAAAACGGACATTGCTTCAGCAATCTTTCCGAAAGGCAATGGGAAAAGCTGAAGGCGGGCGAGGGAGAATTTGCGGGTATTGAGTATCTGCTGTTTACCCATGAGCATGGGGATCATTTTTCGCCGCAGAGGGTGGCGGAATATCTGGAGTACCGGCAGCCGAAGGCGATTTTCATGCCGAGAGACGGCTCTGCTGCCTTGCGGGCGTTGCAGAAAAAGGCGGAGGGGATGGGGATTCCGTGTGTTCTGCTGCATCGGGAATTATGCAGGAAAACCGTTTTTCGTCCGGAGCAGGAGATTCGTATCCGTGCCTTTCAGACCAGACATCTGGATAAGCTTTACTGGGATGTGCCGCATTTCTGTTATTTATTAGAGTGCGGCGAGAAGAAGCTGCTTTTTACGGCGGATGTGGATTTCACACAGGAGGATTTTTCTGCGGTACGAGGCATGGCGCTGGATGCGGTGTTTGTCAATCCGCTGATGAGCCACAGCGAGGAGGGCAAGGCATTATTTGCGGCAGGCGTATTGCAGACAAAGACGAAGATTGTTTATCATATTCCCTTTGCAGGAGAGGATAAAATGATGATACGGAAGATTGTGGAGCAGGAAATGCGCGCAGGAAGGCAGGAAAATGCGCTGTTCTTTATGGAGGAAGGACAGACCTGCCTGATTTAA